From the genome of Planctomycetia bacterium, one region includes:
- a CDS encoding DUF1257 domain-containing protein: MSHIVTIESQVRDPAAVCAACNRLRLPSPTEGTFQLYSSHATGLGVQLPAWRYPVVCDTAAGKLAFDNFGGRWGEQSQLDNFLQSYAVEKAKLEARRRGHTVVEQSLADGSIKLTVQVAGGAV; the protein is encoded by the coding sequence TTGTCGCACATCGTCACAATCGAATCGCAAGTCCGAGATCCAGCAGCCGTCTGTGCGGCCTGCAACCGCCTCCGATTGCCGTCTCCGACGGAAGGCACGTTCCAACTCTACAGCAGCCATGCGACCGGGCTCGGCGTGCAGTTGCCCGCTTGGCGGTACCCCGTCGTCTGCGACACGGCCGCCGGCAAGCTCGCCTTCGACAACTTCGGCGGGCGCTGGGGCGAACAATCGCAGCTCGATAACTTCCTGCAATCGTACGCGGTTGAGAAAGCAAAACTCGAAGCGAGGCGCAGGGGGCATACGGTCGTCGAACAGTCGCTGGCCGACGGCTCGATCAAACTCACGGTGCAGGTCGCCGGAGGTGCCGTATGA
- a CDS encoding DUF2997 domain-containing protein, protein MTTKTIEIIVDPKGQTRLETKGFAGSECREASRFVEQALGTRTDERITPEFHQQVTPEQVLLDRT, encoded by the coding sequence ATGACAACGAAGACGATCGAAATCATCGTCGATCCGAAAGGCCAAACACGCTTGGAAACCAAAGGCTTCGCCGGTTCCGAATGCCGGGAAGCCAGTCGATTCGTGGAACAGGCGCTCGGCACGCGGACCGATGAACGAATTACGCCCGAATTTCATCAGCAGGTTACTCCCGAGCAAGTCCTTTTGGATCGGACTTAG